The Xiphophorus maculatus strain JP 163 A chromosome 21, X_maculatus-5.0-male, whole genome shotgun sequence genome window below encodes:
- the LOC102219780 gene encoding C-C motif chemokine 20-like, with amino-acid sequence MESSKACLFAALCVFLIVSSFVCSSDSASCCTRYTKKKLSCLQVKNYSIQTIHGSCDLYAIIFHVNGRFVCADPAKPWTGRAVKCVDERRKKSVNEVMKKRRNDNKTQ; translated from the exons ATGGAGAGCAGCAAGGCGTGTCTCTTTGCAGCGCTGTGCGTCTTCCTCATTGTTTCCAGCTTCGTCTGCAGCTCAGATTCAG CGAGCTGCTGCACGAGATACACCAAAAAGAAGCTGTCCTGCCTTCAGGTGAAGAACTACAGCATTCAGACCATCCACGGCTCCTGTGACCTCTATGCCATCAT TTTCCACGTCAACGGGAGGTTCGTGTGCGCCGACCCGGCGAAGCCGTGGACCGGGAGGGCCGTGAAGTGCGTGGA TGAGAGACGGAAGAAGAGCGTAAATGAAGTCATGAAGAAACGGagaaatgacaacaaaactCAATAA